The following proteins come from a genomic window of Diceros bicornis minor isolate mBicDic1 chromosome 4, mDicBic1.mat.cur, whole genome shotgun sequence:
- the SERBP1 gene encoding SERPINE1 mRNA-binding protein 1 isoform X2, whose translation MPGHLQEGFGCVVTNRFDQLFDDESDPFEVLKAAENKKKEAGGGGVGGPGAKSAAQAAAQTNSNAAGKQLRKESQKDRKNPLPASVGVVDKKEETQPPVALKKEGIRRVGRRPDQQLQGEGKIIDRRPERRPPRERRFEKPLEEKGEGGEFSVDRPIIDRPIRGRGGLGRGRGGRGRGMGRGDGFDSRGKREFDRHSGSDRSGLKHEDKRGGSGSHNWGTVKDELTESPKYIQKQISYNCSDLDQSNVTEETPEGEEHPVADTENKENEVEEVKEEGPKEMTLDEWKAIQNKDRAKVEFNIRKPNEGADGQWKKGFVLHKSKSEEAHADESVMDHHFRKPANDITSQLEINFGDLGRPGRGGRGGRGGRGRGGRPNRGSRTDKSSASAPDVDDPEAFPALA comes from the exons ATGCCTGGGCACTTACAGGAGGGCTTCGGCTGCGTGGTCACCAACCGATTCGACCAGTTATTTGACGACGAATCGGACCCTTTCGAGGTGTTGAAAGCAGCcgagaacaagaaaaaagaagcCGGCGGGGGCGGCGTTGGGGGCCCCGGGGCCAAGAGCGCAGCTCAGGCCGCAGCCCAGACCAACTCCAACGCGGCGGGCAAACAGCTGCGGAAGGAGTCCCAGAAAGACCGCAAGAACCCGCTGCCCGCCAGCGTCGGCGTGGTTGACAAGAAGGAGGAGACGCAGCCGCCCGTGGCGCTGAAGAAAGAAG GAATAAGACGCGTTGGAAGAAGACCTGATCAACAACTTCAAGGTGAAGGGAAAATAATTGATAGGAGACCAGAAAGGCGACCACCTCGTGAACGACGATTTGAAAAGCCACTTGAAGAAAAGGGCGAAGGAGGAGAATTTTCAGTTGATAG ACCGATTATTGACCGACCTATCCGAGGCCGTGGTGGTCTTGGAAGAGGTCGAGGAGGCCGTGGACGTGGAATGGGCCGAGGAGATGGATTTGATTCTCGTGGCAAACGTGAATTTGACAGGCATAGTGGAAGTGATAGATC TGGCCTGAAGCATGAGGACAAACGTGGAGGTAGCGGATCTCACAACTGGGGAACTGTCAAAGATGAATTAAC agAGTCCCCAAAATACATTCAGAAACAAATATCTTATAATTGCAGTGACTTGGATCAATCAAATGTGACTGAGGAAACACCTGAAGGTGAAGAACATCCGGTTGCAGACACTGAAAATAA GGAGAATGAGGTTGAAGAAGTAAAGGAAGAGGGTCCAAAAGAAATGACTTTGGATGAGTGGAAGGCTATTCAAAATAAGGACCGGGCAAAAGTAGAATTTAATATTCGCAAACCGAATGAAGGTGCTGATGGGCAGTGGAAGAAAGGATTTGTTCTTCATAAGTCAAAGAGTGAAGAG GCTCATGCTGACGAGTCGGTTATGGACCATCATTTCCGGAAGCCAGCAAATGATATAACGTCTCAGCTGGAGATCAATTTTGGAGACCTTGGCCGCCCAGGACGTGGTGGCAGGGGAGGACGAGGTGGCCGTGGGCGTGGTGGACGTCCAAACCGTGGTAGCAGGACTGACAAg tcaAGTGCTTCTGCTCCTGATGTAGATGACCCAGAGGCATTCCCAGCTCTGGCTTAA
- the SERBP1 gene encoding SERPINE1 mRNA-binding protein 1 isoform X1, with amino-acid sequence MPGHLQEGFGCVVTNRFDQLFDDESDPFEVLKAAENKKKEAGGGGVGGPGAKSAAQAAAQTNSNAAGKQLRKESQKDRKNPLPASVGVVDKKEETQPPVALKKEGIRRVGRRPDQQLQGEGKIIDRRPERRPPRERRFEKPLEEKGEGGEFSVDRPIIDRPIRGRGGLGRGRGGRGRGMGRGDGFDSRGKREFDRHSGSDRSSFSHYSGLKHEDKRGGSGSHNWGTVKDELTESPKYIQKQISYNCSDLDQSNVTEETPEGEEHPVADTENKENEVEEVKEEGPKEMTLDEWKAIQNKDRAKVEFNIRKPNEGADGQWKKGFVLHKSKSEEAHADESVMDHHFRKPANDITSQLEINFGDLGRPGRGGRGGRGGRGRGGRPNRGSRTDKSSASAPDVDDPEAFPALA; translated from the exons ATGCCTGGGCACTTACAGGAGGGCTTCGGCTGCGTGGTCACCAACCGATTCGACCAGTTATTTGACGACGAATCGGACCCTTTCGAGGTGTTGAAAGCAGCcgagaacaagaaaaaagaagcCGGCGGGGGCGGCGTTGGGGGCCCCGGGGCCAAGAGCGCAGCTCAGGCCGCAGCCCAGACCAACTCCAACGCGGCGGGCAAACAGCTGCGGAAGGAGTCCCAGAAAGACCGCAAGAACCCGCTGCCCGCCAGCGTCGGCGTGGTTGACAAGAAGGAGGAGACGCAGCCGCCCGTGGCGCTGAAGAAAGAAG GAATAAGACGCGTTGGAAGAAGACCTGATCAACAACTTCAAGGTGAAGGGAAAATAATTGATAGGAGACCAGAAAGGCGACCACCTCGTGAACGACGATTTGAAAAGCCACTTGAAGAAAAGGGCGAAGGAGGAGAATTTTCAGTTGATAG ACCGATTATTGACCGACCTATCCGAGGCCGTGGTGGTCTTGGAAGAGGTCGAGGAGGCCGTGGACGTGGAATGGGCCGAGGAGATGGATTTGATTCTCGTGGCAAACGTGAATTTGACAGGCATAGTGGAAGTGATAGATC TTCTTTTTCACATTACAGTGGCCTGAAGCATGAGGACAAACGTGGAGGTAGCGGATCTCACAACTGGGGAACTGTCAAAGATGAATTAAC agAGTCCCCAAAATACATTCAGAAACAAATATCTTATAATTGCAGTGACTTGGATCAATCAAATGTGACTGAGGAAACACCTGAAGGTGAAGAACATCCGGTTGCAGACACTGAAAATAA GGAGAATGAGGTTGAAGAAGTAAAGGAAGAGGGTCCAAAAGAAATGACTTTGGATGAGTGGAAGGCTATTCAAAATAAGGACCGGGCAAAAGTAGAATTTAATATTCGCAAACCGAATGAAGGTGCTGATGGGCAGTGGAAGAAAGGATTTGTTCTTCATAAGTCAAAGAGTGAAGAG GCTCATGCTGACGAGTCGGTTATGGACCATCATTTCCGGAAGCCAGCAAATGATATAACGTCTCAGCTGGAGATCAATTTTGGAGACCTTGGCCGCCCAGGACGTGGTGGCAGGGGAGGACGAGGTGGCCGTGGGCGTGGTGGACGTCCAAACCGTGGTAGCAGGACTGACAAg tcaAGTGCTTCTGCTCCTGATGTAGATGACCCAGAGGCATTCCCAGCTCTGGCTTAA
- the SERBP1 gene encoding SERPINE1 mRNA-binding protein 1 isoform X4 translates to MPGHLQEGFGCVVTNRFDQLFDDESDPFEVLKAAENKKKEAGGGGVGGPGAKSAAQAAAQTNSNAAGKQLRKESQKDRKNPLPASVGVVDKKEETQPPVALKKEGIRRVGRRPDQQLQGEGKIIDRRPERRPPRERRFEKPLEEKGEGGEFSVDRPIIDRPIRGRGGLGRGRGGRGRGMGRGDGFDSRGKREFDRHSGSDRSGLKHEDKRGGSGSHNWGTVKDELTDLDQSNVTEETPEGEEHPVADTENKENEVEEVKEEGPKEMTLDEWKAIQNKDRAKVEFNIRKPNEGADGQWKKGFVLHKSKSEEAHADESVMDHHFRKPANDITSQLEINFGDLGRPGRGGRGGRGGRGRGGRPNRGSRTDKSSASAPDVDDPEAFPALA, encoded by the exons ATGCCTGGGCACTTACAGGAGGGCTTCGGCTGCGTGGTCACCAACCGATTCGACCAGTTATTTGACGACGAATCGGACCCTTTCGAGGTGTTGAAAGCAGCcgagaacaagaaaaaagaagcCGGCGGGGGCGGCGTTGGGGGCCCCGGGGCCAAGAGCGCAGCTCAGGCCGCAGCCCAGACCAACTCCAACGCGGCGGGCAAACAGCTGCGGAAGGAGTCCCAGAAAGACCGCAAGAACCCGCTGCCCGCCAGCGTCGGCGTGGTTGACAAGAAGGAGGAGACGCAGCCGCCCGTGGCGCTGAAGAAAGAAG GAATAAGACGCGTTGGAAGAAGACCTGATCAACAACTTCAAGGTGAAGGGAAAATAATTGATAGGAGACCAGAAAGGCGACCACCTCGTGAACGACGATTTGAAAAGCCACTTGAAGAAAAGGGCGAAGGAGGAGAATTTTCAGTTGATAG ACCGATTATTGACCGACCTATCCGAGGCCGTGGTGGTCTTGGAAGAGGTCGAGGAGGCCGTGGACGTGGAATGGGCCGAGGAGATGGATTTGATTCTCGTGGCAAACGTGAATTTGACAGGCATAGTGGAAGTGATAGATC TGGCCTGAAGCATGAGGACAAACGTGGAGGTAGCGGATCTCACAACTGGGGAACTGTCAAAGATGAATTAAC TGACTTGGATCAATCAAATGTGACTGAGGAAACACCTGAAGGTGAAGAACATCCGGTTGCAGACACTGAAAATAA GGAGAATGAGGTTGAAGAAGTAAAGGAAGAGGGTCCAAAAGAAATGACTTTGGATGAGTGGAAGGCTATTCAAAATAAGGACCGGGCAAAAGTAGAATTTAATATTCGCAAACCGAATGAAGGTGCTGATGGGCAGTGGAAGAAAGGATTTGTTCTTCATAAGTCAAAGAGTGAAGAG GCTCATGCTGACGAGTCGGTTATGGACCATCATTTCCGGAAGCCAGCAAATGATATAACGTCTCAGCTGGAGATCAATTTTGGAGACCTTGGCCGCCCAGGACGTGGTGGCAGGGGAGGACGAGGTGGCCGTGGGCGTGGTGGACGTCCAAACCGTGGTAGCAGGACTGACAAg tcaAGTGCTTCTGCTCCTGATGTAGATGACCCAGAGGCATTCCCAGCTCTGGCTTAA
- the SERBP1 gene encoding SERPINE1 mRNA-binding protein 1 isoform X3, whose translation MPGHLQEGFGCVVTNRFDQLFDDESDPFEVLKAAENKKKEAGGGGVGGPGAKSAAQAAAQTNSNAAGKQLRKESQKDRKNPLPASVGVVDKKEETQPPVALKKEGIRRVGRRPDQQLQGEGKIIDRRPERRPPRERRFEKPLEEKGEGGEFSVDRPIIDRPIRGRGGLGRGRGGRGRGMGRGDGFDSRGKREFDRHSGSDRSSFSHYSGLKHEDKRGGSGSHNWGTVKDELTDLDQSNVTEETPEGEEHPVADTENKENEVEEVKEEGPKEMTLDEWKAIQNKDRAKVEFNIRKPNEGADGQWKKGFVLHKSKSEEAHADESVMDHHFRKPANDITSQLEINFGDLGRPGRGGRGGRGGRGRGGRPNRGSRTDKSSASAPDVDDPEAFPALA comes from the exons ATGCCTGGGCACTTACAGGAGGGCTTCGGCTGCGTGGTCACCAACCGATTCGACCAGTTATTTGACGACGAATCGGACCCTTTCGAGGTGTTGAAAGCAGCcgagaacaagaaaaaagaagcCGGCGGGGGCGGCGTTGGGGGCCCCGGGGCCAAGAGCGCAGCTCAGGCCGCAGCCCAGACCAACTCCAACGCGGCGGGCAAACAGCTGCGGAAGGAGTCCCAGAAAGACCGCAAGAACCCGCTGCCCGCCAGCGTCGGCGTGGTTGACAAGAAGGAGGAGACGCAGCCGCCCGTGGCGCTGAAGAAAGAAG GAATAAGACGCGTTGGAAGAAGACCTGATCAACAACTTCAAGGTGAAGGGAAAATAATTGATAGGAGACCAGAAAGGCGACCACCTCGTGAACGACGATTTGAAAAGCCACTTGAAGAAAAGGGCGAAGGAGGAGAATTTTCAGTTGATAG ACCGATTATTGACCGACCTATCCGAGGCCGTGGTGGTCTTGGAAGAGGTCGAGGAGGCCGTGGACGTGGAATGGGCCGAGGAGATGGATTTGATTCTCGTGGCAAACGTGAATTTGACAGGCATAGTGGAAGTGATAGATC TTCTTTTTCACATTACAGTGGCCTGAAGCATGAGGACAAACGTGGAGGTAGCGGATCTCACAACTGGGGAACTGTCAAAGATGAATTAAC TGACTTGGATCAATCAAATGTGACTGAGGAAACACCTGAAGGTGAAGAACATCCGGTTGCAGACACTGAAAATAA GGAGAATGAGGTTGAAGAAGTAAAGGAAGAGGGTCCAAAAGAAATGACTTTGGATGAGTGGAAGGCTATTCAAAATAAGGACCGGGCAAAAGTAGAATTTAATATTCGCAAACCGAATGAAGGTGCTGATGGGCAGTGGAAGAAAGGATTTGTTCTTCATAAGTCAAAGAGTGAAGAG GCTCATGCTGACGAGTCGGTTATGGACCATCATTTCCGGAAGCCAGCAAATGATATAACGTCTCAGCTGGAGATCAATTTTGGAGACCTTGGCCGCCCAGGACGTGGTGGCAGGGGAGGACGAGGTGGCCGTGGGCGTGGTGGACGTCCAAACCGTGGTAGCAGGACTGACAAg tcaAGTGCTTCTGCTCCTGATGTAGATGACCCAGAGGCATTCCCAGCTCTGGCTTAA